Part of the Xiphophorus couchianus chromosome 19, X_couchianus-1.0, whole genome shotgun sequence genome is shown below.
GAGAGCTGAAcagacgaaaaaaaaaacatcccacatGCGTGGCTTCATTGACTGCCACTGTCATATCTCTGCTGGGGATTTTGACAAGGTGCGAACCAAACTAAATGATTGGTTTTTAACCCtttgaaacaatgaatgaagtTTTAACCGTTTTCTTCTCGACAGGACGTGGAAGAGGTGATCGAGAATTCAAAGGAGGTGAGTTTTCAGAGCTAAAATGCGTGAACCTTATCCACGTTTTCCCATGCGACAAATAAAAACGAGCATTTTAAAGAGGATTTTTATATGATGAACAAAGTCAAagtgtttctttaaatgtaCAGTATGCGTCTATTTGTGCATGTAAAGCAGCAACAGGCTATTtacagaactttttttttaacaaaaggcTGCAAACCTCAGCTGGATTCTTATttctgaaatgagaaaaactgttcaaattaCAACAAACGCTTGAGTTTATTAGGATCATAAAGTCTAGCAGCTCCTGGGAGGAAGGCTCTGCGTTATTTTAGCTAAAGCTAATTGCCGAGGCAACATTGTTGCAGATACCTGCATTTTACACAGTCAGACTCTTTTTACCCAGTATGtgactagattttattttaccatgGTAGAGGGAACTAACATATAAACACTCCAATAGATTGTTAGATGCAGAAATGGTTGAGAGCAatgtattctttttcttttacttcaaaACTTTGTGTcggtctattacataaaatctataTAAATAGTGTGGTTGTATTTGTGCCTgtcacaaaatcaacagattcttgctggacgataaattgtcctaCAGggtattgcgataaacgataatattgtttagAGACCATTTTCAACGGCAAtataaataatgcaagaacacattctcaaaggtctaatgaacatttaacactggaactggaaggtattttaaatatacaaaataaataaaacaacaaataaagcgAACTACACAAAagtgtccttcaaaaaaggggCCAGTTGAGACCAATGAAAACTGGAAACGTTTGGTCattcagaaagagagaaaagagaaagcaaTAAATCAGGTAAATGGAAATTAgtgaattaattttaattcattgtCCGATTATTGCTTATTGGTTGCTTATTGTGATAGGCTGAGttgtattgtgacaaaatatgaaaggaAGGAAAAGGGGTCTGAAAAGCAAACTACCGGTACTGTGAATTAATGTAGTTTTATTACCCAGGCTGGCTTGCTGGCACTTTTGGCTGTGGCTGAGCATGCTGGGGAATTTACCAAAATCATTGAGCTGTCTCAGaggtaaaacaaaatctaatacagtgaaaaaaaatttttatgtttactatgttgctaattgtatttttttcttcttctcagatttccaggttttattttcccCTGTTTGGGAGTCCATCCTGTTCAGGACGATTCCCCAGAGCAACAGAGGAGTGCTTCTCTTCAGGTTACAAAGCAACATGTCAACATCTGAATTTAAATACGCATTAGTAGCTCTGCTGtttctattaaattctattcctcacaacattggaagctcaaaacactgtcctgagccatatgcaacgaaatttcgttctgtatacaccctgtgcatgcaaaatgacaataaagtcagtctaagtctaaagaGCGTTTGGATTACAGGACCTTGATGCAGCTCTACCCGTCATAGAGAAATACAAAGATCGGCTTGTTGGAGTTGGAGAGGTAAAGATTCGCATGAGTATTCAGTCATTGTTGTGTTTGGAGACCTGAAATCAGTTAAAGTTGTTAGACGgacaaaaatgtctctttggaTTGTAAAGGTCGTAAATCCGTGGATTAGACCTAACAGACAAAAGCATCTCCAGATCATTCACAGACATTGCAAATAGCAAAGCTCTCAAATATCACTGTGCTGTGTTGGTGAGGCGTCTCTGATGCAATGCAAACTGGATTTTCCATTAGTTGTTTCTTCGTAGGTTGGCTTGGATTTTACTCCCAGGTTCGTCAGCGGCGAGTCTGATAAGGAGAGTCAAAAGCTGGTTCTCATACGTCAAGCACAGGTTGCCAAGGAGCTGGATCTCCCTCTGTGAGTTTTCCCCCTGTGGAGACGGTTTGCGTTATAATATTGTTCTTCATATATAAAGtcggattttaaaaaattaaataaaattggcaAATTCTGCAGAAATTTCACTTAAGGcgttttttatacaatattagaagtATTGTATAAATACAATACTtctaatatgaaaataaacaaatgattaaattctttctttttttaaataagaaaatcaaattttttattgcaaaataaaagcaataacatGATTTCTTTAGTATATAAAAAATGACTTCTAACATCAATATTagtcaattactaaatta
Proteins encoded:
- the LOC114134054 gene encoding putative deoxyribonuclease TATDN3 isoform X1: MQEVGNVWVLRAEQTKKKTSHMRGFIDCHCHISAGDFDKDVEEVIENSKEAGLLALLAVAEHAGEFTKIIELSQRFPGFIFPCLGVHPVQDDSPEQQRSASLQDLDAALPVIEKYKDRLVGVGEVGLDFTPRFVSGESDKESQKLVLIRQAQVAKELDLPLNVHSRSAGRPTIHLLKEQGVDKALLHAFDGKPSVAMEGVKAGYFFSIPPSIIRSEQKQKLVKQLPLENICLETDSPALGPEKQVRNEPRNICVSAEYISKVKGVSLETVMEVTTQNALRLFPKLKSAIRP
- the LOC114134054 gene encoding putative deoxyribonuclease TATDN3 isoform X2; the protein is MQEVGNVWVLRAEQTKKKTSHMRGFIDCHCHISAGDFDKDVEEVIENSKEAGLLALLAVAEHAGEFTKIIELSQRFPGFIFPCLGVHPVQDDSPEQQRSASLQDLDAALPVIEKYKDRLVGVGEVGLDFTPRFVSGESDKESQKLVLIRQAQVAKELDLPLNVHSRSAGRPTIHLLKEQGVDKALLHAFDGKPSVAMEGVKAGYFFSIPPSIIRSEQQKLVKQLPLENICLETDSPALGPEKQVRNEPRNICVSAEYISKVKGVSLETVMEVTTQNALRLFPKLKSAIRP